CGCCGCAGCGCCCGTCGCGCCGGCGGTGCCGGGCGTCGCGGCCACCGCTTCGGCCACGCCGCCGAGCGGATCGAGGTACGTCGCGAGCAGCATCCCGCCGCCGGCGATCGCGGTGACGCGCAGGAAGTCGCGGCGGCTGACGCCCGTCGTGGTGTGAGTCATGGCGTCGCTCCTCAGTCCTCGCGCGTGCCGGCGGCACGCGTGCGTCCGGCGGAGGTGTCCTCCTGCTTCAGCTCCGCGGCGCGGTGGATCGCCTGGCGGATGCGCAGGTAGGTGGCGCAGCGGCAGAGGTTCCCGCTCATCGCCGCGTCGATGTCGGCGTCGGTCGGCTTCGCGTTGCGCGCGAGCAGGCCCGCGGCGGACATCAGCTGGCCCGCCTGGCAGTAGCCGCACTGCGGCACGTCCAGCTCCTCCCACGCGCGCTGCAGCGCGTGCGTGCCGTCCGGCGACAGCCCCTCGATCGT
This region of Roseisolibacter agri genomic DNA includes:
- a CDS encoding (2Fe-2S)-binding protein, with the protein product MKVTFKVNGTPRTVDVPADMPLLWVLRDELDLKGTKFGCGAAQCGACTVHLGGTATRSCILPVSAVQGMSVTTIEGLSPDGTHALQRAWEELDVPQCGYCQAGQLMSAAGLLARNAKPTDADIDAAMSGNLCRCATYLRIRQAIHRAAELKQEDTSAGRTRAAGTRED